The following proteins are co-located in the Kiritimatiellaceae bacterium genome:
- a CDS encoding SHOCT domain-containing protein — protein sequence MKRLSFALTLIVLSAIITGCTHPMTVTNLNNYHNKTIVALDERLRIGIRANAADLNGHRFIHAVGRDLLKYNAQCTTAVDNTNEFIDVIANISVVSKQRGSGWNFWADFPGFLIWFPSWHGYNYDLMYDIDVTLNDAKTGKLINSMFIPVRLDVKHADISRTWVMWSVPVISPFFGGLHNMTYDETVTPLAEQEVSPVLADYVAQEIALTLHYYKSLPRDRFEKLQQLLDDKLISKEEYEMKRKAIVDDI from the coding sequence ATGAAAAGATTGAGTTTTGCATTAACCCTGATCGTCCTGTCAGCCATTATCACCGGATGCACCCATCCGATGACCGTCACCAACCTGAACAACTACCACAACAAAACTATCGTCGCGCTCGATGAACGTCTGCGGATCGGCATTCGCGCCAACGCCGCCGACCTCAACGGACACCGGTTCATCCACGCCGTCGGCCGCGACCTGCTCAAATACAACGCGCAATGCACCACCGCCGTGGACAATACCAACGAATTTATCGACGTCATCGCCAACATCTCCGTCGTTTCCAAACAGCGCGGTTCCGGCTGGAACTTCTGGGCCGACTTCCCCGGCTTCCTGATCTGGTTCCCGTCGTGGCACGGCTATAACTACGATCTCATGTACGACATTGACGTAACGCTCAACGACGCCAAAACCGGCAAGCTCATTAACAGCATGTTCATTCCGGTCCGCCTCGACGTCAAACACGCCGACATCAGCCGCACCTGGGTTATGTGGTCTGTTCCTGTTATCAGTCCATTTTTCGGCGGTCTGCACAACATGACCTACGACGAAACCGTCACTCCGCTCGCCGAGCAGGAAGTTTCTCCGGTACTGGCCGACTACGTCGCTCAGGAAATCGCCCTCACTCTGCACTACTACAAATCTCTGCCGCGTGACCGCTTCGAAAAGCTCCAGCAACTTCTGGATGACAAACTCATCAGCAAAGAAGAATACGAGATGAAGCGCAAAGCCATCGTTGACGACATTTGA
- the xerD gene encoding site-specific tyrosine recombinase XerD, whose translation MRALLEQFLDYISLELGLSKNTRSAYADDIGRFIDWLAQKGVSSINAVTRKQILDHLMAEKARGLAANSLSRHLVSLKVFFRYLAQEGLLSINVAETMESPKVWKMLPSVLTPKEIDRLFAAPDLTTPLGIRNRAVLELFYASGLRVSELASLQLTDLHFDEHFLRCIGKGRKERVVPVGKEAIEKVKQYIKEIRPKLTPGPQEQTVFLSSRRQPMSRKTIWDMIKKCARDAGITKTIYPHTLRHSFASHLLANGAPLRIIQEMLGHADIATTQIYTHVDPDRLKGVHRQFHPRS comes from the coding sequence CTGAGAGCGCTCTTAGAGCAATTCCTTGATTATATTTCCCTTGAGCTGGGCTTAAGCAAAAACACGCGCTCGGCGTATGCCGACGACATCGGACGGTTTATCGACTGGCTGGCGCAAAAGGGCGTCAGTTCGATTAATGCGGTGACGCGCAAACAGATTCTCGATCACCTGATGGCGGAAAAGGCGCGTGGACTGGCGGCAAACTCGCTGTCGCGTCATCTGGTTTCGCTTAAGGTTTTTTTCCGTTATCTGGCGCAAGAAGGGCTGCTCAGCATCAACGTCGCCGAGACGATGGAATCGCCCAAAGTCTGGAAGATGCTTCCGAGCGTACTGACGCCGAAAGAAATCGACCGGCTGTTCGCCGCGCCGGACTTGACGACGCCGCTCGGCATCCGCAATCGCGCCGTGCTGGAACTTTTCTACGCTTCCGGACTGCGCGTCTCCGAACTGGCCAGCTTGCAATTAACCGACCTGCATTTTGATGAACACTTTTTGCGCTGTATCGGCAAAGGCCGCAAAGAACGTGTTGTGCCGGTCGGCAAAGAAGCCATCGAAAAAGTGAAGCAATACATCAAAGAGATTCGCCCAAAACTGACGCCCGGTCCGCAGGAACAGACGGTTTTTCTGAGCAGTCGCCGTCAGCCGATGTCGCGCAAAACGATCTGGGACATGATCAAAAAATGCGCCCGCGACGCCGGTATCACCAAGACGATTTATCCGCATACCTTGCGCCACTCATTTGCCAGTCATCTGCTGGCCAACGGCGCGCCGCTGCGCATTATTCAGGAAATGCTCGGCCATGCCGACATCGCCACGACGCAGATTTACACGCACGTCGATCCTGACCGGCTTAAAGGTGTCCACCGCCAGTTTCATCCGCGATCATAA
- the nifS gene encoding cysteine desulfurase NifS, whose translation MNRIVYLDNNATTKVADEVREAMMPFLTELWGNPSSMHTFGGQVKKYVEAAREQVAALIGAEDPQEITFTSCGSESNNLAIRGGAEAMDKPPHIITSKVEHAAISGPCHYLEDRGFRLTKLDVDQLGRLDMDTLRREVKAGKTLTSIMWANNETGVIFPVGLIGEMVHEAGGIFHTDAVQAVGKIPMNVSELPIDMLSLSGHKLHAPKGVGAIYIRRGTKVKPLILGGHQERGRRAGTENVPYIVGLGVACNLAAKHMKEENTRVKAMRDRLEQGLLATCPGARVNGDPKCRLPNTTNISFDFIEGEAILLMLDDRGICASTGSACASGSLEPSHVLRAMNVAGVSVHGSIRFSFSTYNIDKDVDAVLTELPKVVKRLRELSPFV comes from the coding sequence ATGAACCGCATTGTCTATCTCGACAACAACGCCACGACGAAGGTTGCCGACGAAGTGCGCGAAGCGATGATGCCTTTTCTGACGGAACTGTGGGGCAATCCGTCCAGCATGCACACCTTCGGCGGGCAGGTTAAAAAATATGTCGAAGCCGCCCGCGAGCAGGTCGCCGCGCTGATCGGCGCGGAAGACCCGCAGGAAATCACGTTCACCAGCTGCGGTTCGGAGAGCAATAATCTCGCCATCCGCGGCGGAGCGGAAGCGATGGATAAGCCGCCGCACATTATTACATCCAAAGTGGAACACGCCGCCATTTCCGGCCCGTGCCACTATCTCGAAGACCGCGGATTCCGCCTGACCAAGCTCGATGTCGATCAGCTCGGTCGTCTTGATATGGACACGTTGCGGCGCGAAGTGAAGGCCGGAAAAACGCTCACCTCCATCATGTGGGCGAATAACGAAACCGGCGTGATTTTTCCGGTCGGACTGATCGGCGAAATGGTGCACGAGGCGGGCGGAATTTTTCATACCGACGCCGTGCAAGCCGTCGGAAAAATTCCGATGAACGTCAGCGAACTGCCGATCGATATGCTTTCACTTTCCGGCCACAAACTGCACGCGCCCAAAGGCGTCGGCGCCATCTACATCCGGCGCGGCACCAAGGTGAAACCGCTGATTCTCGGCGGACATCAGGAGCGCGGGCGGCGGGCAGGCACCGAAAACGTGCCGTACATTGTTGGTCTCGGCGTTGCCTGCAATCTGGCCGCGAAGCACATGAAAGAAGAAAATACGCGGGTCAAAGCAATGCGCGACCGGCTGGAGCAGGGCCTTCTGGCAACCTGCCCCGGAGCGCGCGTCAACGGTGATCCGAAATGCCGTTTGCCCAATACCACCAACATCAGTTTTGATTTTATCGAAGGCGAAGCGATTCTGCTGATGCTCGACGATCGCGGCATCTGCGCCTCGACCGGTTCGGCCTGCGCTTCCGGTTCGCTGGAGCCGTCGCACGTTCTGCGCGCCATGAATGTGGCGGGTGTTTCGGTACACGGTTCCATCCGGTTCAGTTTCAGCACCTATAACATCGATAAAGACGTCGACGCGGTATTGACCGAACTGCCGAAAGTTGTAAAACGCTTGCGCGAACTGTCTCCGTTCGTATAA
- a CDS encoding phosphoribosylaminoimidazolesuccinocarboxamide synthase, with protein sequence MSQALTKIRIPGVPAPRSGKVREIYDAGDKLLFVASDRISAFDCVMPNGIPKKGSVLNMISKFWFERTGDIVKNHMITTDVSKFPAPYNQHADQLAGRSMLVKKTTVFPVECIVRGYLIGSGWKEYKQSGTIGGMPLRAGYQMASKLDEPIFTPSTKAEQGLHDENISFERAKEIVGAAKAEKLKAISIALYKRAAEYALTKGIIIADTKFEFGELDGEIILIDEALTPDSSRFWPADTYKVGSSPMSYDKQFVRDYLETLDWDKTPPAPALPEEIITKTQAKYLEAYERLTGGKL encoded by the coding sequence ATGAGCCAGGCTTTAACGAAAATCAGGATTCCCGGAGTTCCGGCACCGCGTAGCGGCAAGGTGCGCGAAATTTATGATGCAGGCGACAAACTGCTGTTTGTAGCCAGCGACCGTATTTCCGCTTTTGACTGCGTGATGCCGAACGGCATTCCCAAAAAGGGCAGCGTGCTCAATATGATTTCCAAGTTCTGGTTTGAGCGTACCGGCGACATTGTCAAAAACCACATGATCACCACCGATGTCAGCAAGTTTCCTGCACCGTACAATCAGCACGCCGACCAACTCGCAGGACGTTCCATGCTGGTTAAAAAAACCACCGTGTTTCCGGTCGAGTGTATTGTGCGCGGCTATCTGATCGGCTCCGGCTGGAAGGAATACAAGCAGAGCGGAACCATTGGCGGCATGCCGCTGCGCGCCGGTTACCAGATGGCTTCAAAACTCGACGAGCCGATTTTTACGCCGTCCACCAAAGCGGAGCAGGGACTTCACGACGAAAACATTTCGTTCGAACGTGCCAAAGAAATCGTTGGCGCGGCGAAGGCCGAAAAGCTGAAAGCGATCAGCATTGCGCTCTACAAGCGGGCCGCCGAATACGCGCTGACCAAAGGCATCATTATCGCTGACACCAAATTTGAATTCGGCGAACTCGACGGCGAAATCATTCTGATCGACGAAGCTCTCACACCCGACAGCTCACGCTTCTGGCCCGCCGATACGTATAAGGTCGGCTCTTCGCCGATGTCGTACGACAAACAGTTTGTCCGCGACTATCTCGAAACGCTCGACTGGGATAAAACGCCGCCGGCACCGGCGCTGCCCGAAGAGATTATCACCAAGACGCAGGCCAAATATCTGGAAGCGTATGAACGCTTAACCGGAGGAAAACTCTGA
- a CDS encoding nucleotidyltransferase domain-containing protein: protein MVTRRQIEELSNRIAKRFHPEKIVLFGSYASGSPTEDSDVDLLVVMPFSGRSVDQAVEMRMEARPSFPVDFIVRTPEAVLERLRLGDTFISGILDAGRVLYEASHA, encoded by the coding sequence ATGGTTACGCGCCGACAGATTGAGGAACTCAGCAACCGGATTGCAAAGCGGTTTCATCCCGAAAAGATTGTTCTTTTCGGTTCCTATGCGTCAGGCAGCCCCACCGAAGATTCCGATGTGGATTTACTGGTTGTTATGCCGTTTTCGGGCCGGAGCGTGGATCAAGCGGTTGAGATGCGGATGGAAGCCCGCCCGTCATTTCCGGTTGATTTCATTGTCAGGACTCCCGAAGCGGTTTTAGAGCGCCTCCGGCTTGGCGATACTTTCATAAGCGGCATCCTTGACGCGGGGAGGGTTCTTTATGAAGCCTCTCACGCTTGA